A stretch of the Clostridiales bacterium genome encodes the following:
- a CDS encoding 5-bromo-4-chloroindolyl phosphate hydrolysis family protein, whose translation MSRKSKNYNGKSGGAGFLITLGAIWLLSNGGPSGIVLGILIGAGVGLISSIMGSKLDTTTHNKRDVERQRREEEEKKKAEEVRKQEIARQIPLTGDETADQVITKGMEMLKTIRSENALIPDETLSAQMNTLTEKCQKIFMTVYESPAKAPQVRKFMNYYLPTTLKMLANYRTMQERGVSFSEMTQARDTAVRGMNMVLTACQKQIDNLHRENMLDISTDIDVMEQMLKRDGYTENEITGEKGITMNARTAAEAQMRASSAPVMDFPTEDGKYNSSASARYETNN comes from the coding sequence GTGAGCAGGAAGAGCAAGAATTACAACGGGAAAAGCGGCGGTGCCGGATTCCTGATTACATTGGGTGCAATATGGCTGCTCTCCAACGGCGGGCCTTCCGGAATCGTGCTGGGTATTCTGATTGGCGCGGGGGTTGGACTGATTTCCAGTATCATGGGAAGCAAACTGGACACAACGACCCATAATAAGCGGGATGTGGAACGGCAGAGGCGCGAGGAAGAAGAAAAGAAAAAGGCCGAGGAAGTCCGGAAGCAGGAGATTGCCCGCCAGATTCCCCTGACCGGCGATGAAACTGCGGATCAGGTGATTACCAAGGGCATGGAAATGCTGAAAACAATTCGTTCGGAGAATGCACTGATTCCGGATGAAACGCTTTCCGCCCAGATGAATACGCTGACTGAAAAGTGTCAGAAGATTTTCATGACGGTATATGAATCACCCGCCAAAGCGCCCCAGGTACGCAAGTTTATGAATTATTACCTTCCGACGACTCTGAAGATGCTTGCAAACTACAGGACGATGCAGGAGCGGGGCGTATCTTTCTCTGAAATGACCCAGGCCCGCGATACGGCTGTCCGCGGTATGAATATGGTTCTGACAGCCTGTCAGAAGCAGATTGACAATCTGCACAGGGAAAACATGCTGGACATCTCAACGGACATTGACGTCATGGAACAGATGCTCAAGCGGGATGGTTATACAGAAAATGAAATTACCGGCGAAAAAGGGATAACAATGAATGCAAGAACTGCCGCTGAAGCGCAGATGCGGGCTTCCTCGGCACCGGTGATGGATTTCCCGACAGAAGACGGAAAATACAATTCTTCCGCTTCCGCACGGTATGAAACGAACAATTGA
- a CDS encoding tRNA 2-thiocytidine(32) synthetase TtcA: MKKTLGCIRKADTDFGLIDPGDRIAVGVSGGKDSLLLLHALSLYRKFTHKDFSLVAVTVDMGLEPFDLGGIRKLCGQLVIPYEIRKTDIGRIIFDYRKEKNPCSLCSKMRRAVLSNTCVELGCGKLALGHHREDVIDTLFMSLFQEGRFHTFHPKTKLSRTGITVIRPLVYLPEKHVKHMDHILSLPVVKSPCPADGKTARAEMDQLLRELKKRIPDAPERILHALQHEPYDLWQKDDQDLLK, from the coding sequence ATGAAGAAAACACTGGGATGTATCCGGAAAGCAGACACGGATTTCGGTCTGATTGATCCCGGGGACAGGATTGCGGTCGGTGTTTCCGGGGGGAAGGATTCGCTCCTGCTGCTGCACGCTCTGTCACTGTACAGGAAATTTACCCATAAGGATTTTTCTCTTGTTGCGGTTACGGTGGATATGGGGCTGGAACCGTTTGACCTGGGAGGCATCCGTAAATTGTGCGGGCAGCTGGTAATCCCGTATGAGATCCGAAAAACGGATATCGGACGGATTATTTTTGATTACAGGAAGGAAAAGAATCCCTGTTCGCTGTGCTCCAAAATGCGCCGCGCGGTTCTTTCCAATACATGCGTGGAACTGGGATGCGGCAAACTGGCACTCGGCCATCACCGGGAGGATGTAATCGATACGCTGTTCATGTCCCTTTTCCAGGAAGGCAGGTTCCATACCTTTCATCCGAAGACAAAGCTGAGCAGAACGGGAATTACGGTCATTCGTCCGCTGGTATATCTTCCGGAAAAACATGTAAAGCATATGGATCATATCCTGTCTCTTCCGGTTGTAAAGTCTCCGTGCCCTGCGGACGGGAAAACAGCGCGTGCGGAAATGGACCAGCTCCTCCGGGAACTGAAAAAAAGGATACCGGATGCGCCGGAAAGGATTCTTCACGCATTGCAGCATGAACCGTATGATCTCTGGCAGAAAGATGATCAGGATTTGCTGAAATAA